One Pseudodesulfovibrio cashew DNA window includes the following coding sequences:
- the nifK gene encoding nitrogenase molybdenum-iron protein subunit beta: MLLRHTPTEVKERKALMINPAKTCQPIGAMYAALGIHGCLPHSHGSQGCCAYHRSALTRHYKEPISAATSSFTEGASVFGGQANLLQAINNIFTVYDPEVIAVHTTCLSETIGDDLPQIFDKAIKTGKVPEGKTVLGCPTPSYVGSHVTGFSNMVKAMAQLAEPSGKKSGKVNVIPGWVEPCDMAEIKRLAGLVGVDITLFPDTSGVLDAPLTGEYKMFPDGGVTIPELKACGDAVGTLALGEWCSADAARWLDSKCKVPCSVLDMPFGLAATDRFIDVLRTVAGVSVPDSVAVERGQLVDMISDMHQYFYGKRVALYGDPDQLISMVEFLLTLDMIPAYVVTGTPGKKFERRIKELCADKPFEVKVKAKGDMFLMHQWIKNEPVDLLIGNTYGKYISRDEDIPLLRWGFPILDRQGHQYFPTVGYKGGLRLLEKMLTLFLDRKDRDDSEQTFELVL, from the coding sequence ATGTTACTCAGACATACCCCCACTGAAGTCAAGGAGCGCAAGGCGCTCATGATCAACCCGGCCAAGACGTGCCAGCCCATCGGCGCCATGTACGCGGCCCTCGGTATCCACGGATGCCTGCCGCACTCCCACGGCTCCCAGGGCTGCTGCGCCTACCACCGGTCCGCGCTGACCCGCCACTACAAGGAGCCCATCTCCGCGGCGACCAGCTCGTTCACTGAAGGCGCTTCCGTCTTCGGCGGCCAGGCCAACCTGCTGCAGGCCATCAACAACATCTTCACGGTCTACGACCCGGAAGTGATCGCCGTGCACACCACCTGCCTGTCCGAGACCATCGGCGACGATCTGCCCCAGATCTTCGACAAGGCCATCAAGACCGGCAAGGTGCCCGAGGGCAAGACCGTTCTCGGTTGCCCCACTCCGAGCTACGTCGGCTCCCACGTCACCGGGTTCTCCAACATGGTCAAGGCCATGGCCCAGCTGGCCGAGCCCTCCGGCAAGAAGTCCGGCAAGGTCAACGTCATCCCCGGTTGGGTCGAGCCCTGCGACATGGCCGAGATCAAGCGCCTGGCCGGACTGGTCGGCGTGGACATCACCCTGTTCCCGGACACCTCCGGCGTCCTCGACGCCCCCCTGACCGGCGAATACAAGATGTTCCCCGACGGCGGCGTGACCATTCCGGAGCTCAAGGCCTGCGGCGACGCCGTCGGCACCCTGGCCCTCGGTGAATGGTGTTCCGCCGACGCAGCCCGCTGGCTCGACTCCAAGTGCAAGGTACCTTGCTCCGTCCTGGACATGCCCTTCGGTCTCGCTGCCACCGACCGCTTCATCGACGTGCTGCGCACCGTGGCCGGTGTCTCCGTGCCCGACTCGGTCGCCGTCGAACGCGGCCAGCTCGTGGACATGATCTCCGACATGCACCAGTACTTCTACGGCAAGCGCGTGGCCCTCTACGGCGATCCGGACCAGCTCATCTCCATGGTCGAGTTCCTGCTCACCCTGGACATGATCCCCGCCTACGTCGTCACCGGCACCCCGGGCAAGAAGTTCGAGCGCCGCATCAAGGAGCTGTGCGCGGACAAGCCCTTCGAGGTGAAGGTCAAGGCCAAGGGCGACATGTTCCTGATGCACCAGTGGATCAAGAACGAGCCTGTGGACCTGCTTATCGGCAATACTTACGGCAAGTACATCTCCCGCGACGAGGACATCCCGCTTCTGCGGTGGGGCTTCCCCATCCTTGATCGCCAGGGTCATCAGTACTTCCCGACAGTTGGCTACAAGGGCGGCCTCCGGTTGCTCGAAAAGATGTTGACGCTGTTCCTCGATCGCAAGGACCGCGACGATTCTGAACAGACTTTCGAGCTCGTCCTGTAG
- a CDS encoding nitrogenase component 1 yields the protein MSNKTKTTARPNYVSTTNACKLCTPLGASLAFRGVEGAIPFLHGSQGCATYMRRYIISHFREPVDIASSALGEKNAIYGGGPNLKKGILNVMKKYEPALVGVATTCLTETIGDDVPMNIKEFRAEFGEDLDLPELVQVSTPSYNGTHTDGWHGAVRSLVEQLCTTKADAAHRVNILPNMISCEDVRHLKDICRDFGIDATILPDISETLDGPSLEDYVKIPSGGTPIEGIKTMSGSKGTIEFGRCLPKETGGSSLEAAFGVKNHRIGLPMGLRESDRLFEALEDISGTPMPRRYELERGRLVDAYVDGHKYIFGKRAVVYGEEDLVVGLCAFLAEIGVDVVLAGTGARNKGLDEAIAAVTNGVARIAPEVREGVDFHDIAAEAETLAPDILIGHSKGYRYAKAWGVPLVRVGFPIHDRFGGQRTRHIGYGGTLNLFDRVVNAFIEKKQADSSIGYGYI from the coding sequence ATGAGTAACAAGACCAAGACCACCGCACGTCCGAATTACGTTTCGACCACCAACGCCTGCAAGCTGTGTACGCCGCTGGGCGCCTCCCTGGCCTTCCGCGGCGTGGAGGGAGCCATTCCGTTCCTGCACGGCTCCCAGGGCTGCGCAACCTACATGCGCCGCTACATCATCTCGCATTTCCGCGAGCCTGTGGACATCGCCTCTTCTGCTCTGGGTGAAAAGAACGCCATTTACGGCGGCGGCCCGAACCTGAAGAAGGGCATCCTCAATGTCATGAAGAAGTACGAGCCGGCTCTCGTGGGCGTGGCCACCACCTGCCTGACCGAGACCATCGGCGACGACGTCCCCATGAACATCAAGGAGTTCCGCGCGGAATTCGGCGAGGACCTCGACCTGCCCGAGCTGGTGCAGGTGTCCACCCCCAGCTACAACGGCACCCACACCGACGGCTGGCACGGCGCGGTCCGCTCCCTGGTCGAGCAGCTCTGCACCACCAAGGCGGACGCCGCCCATCGGGTGAATATCCTGCCCAACATGATTTCCTGTGAGGACGTCCGGCACCTGAAGGACATCTGCCGCGACTTCGGCATCGATGCCACCATCCTGCCCGACATCTCTGAGACCCTGGATGGCCCGTCCCTGGAAGACTACGTCAAGATTCCCTCCGGCGGCACGCCTATCGAGGGCATCAAGACCATGTCCGGCTCCAAGGGAACCATCGAATTCGGCCGATGCCTGCCCAAGGAAACGGGCGGCTCGTCCCTGGAAGCCGCTTTCGGTGTGAAGAACCACCGCATCGGCCTGCCCATGGGGCTGAGGGAATCCGACCGGCTCTTCGAGGCCCTGGAAGATATCTCCGGCACCCCCATGCCCCGGCGCTACGAGCTGGAGCGGGGTCGCCTGGTGGACGCCTACGTGGACGGCCACAAGTACATTTTCGGCAAGCGCGCAGTGGTTTACGGCGAGGAGGACCTCGTTGTCGGCCTGTGCGCCTTCCTGGCCGAGATCGGCGTGGACGTGGTCCTGGCCGGCACCGGCGCGCGCAACAAGGGGCTGGATGAAGCTATCGCCGCCGTTACCAACGGCGTTGCCCGCATTGCTCCGGAAGTGCGCGAGGGCGTGGACTTCCATGACATCGCGGCCGAGGCCGAGACCCTGGCACCGGACATCCTCATCGGCCACTCCAAGGGTTACCGCTACGCAAAGGCGTGGGGCGTGCCGCTCGTTCGCGTCGGTTTCCCCATCCACGACCGCTTCGGCGGCCAGCGCACCCGGCACATCGGGTACGGCGGAACGCTGAACCTGTTCGACCGCGTGGTCAACGCCTTTATCGAAAAGAAGCAGGCCGATTCCTCCATCGGCTACGGATACATCTAG
- a CDS encoding radical SAM protein, translating into MTTPLSEYASHPCFGMASRQTVGRLHLPVAPRANAMIRFGNGKAQSEPAMMPEEAVGWMEQTLGEGVEVGIVGISGPGDPMAVPEPTIRTLRMVRDKHPDISLCLTTIGLGADLYAPELAELGVSHVTLLVDAVTPAVAETLYAWIRPGRKTVPLGDSAKVLVEEQAKAVAAFKQAGITVKINTTVYPGYNADHVEDIASAMAGLGADIMAVVPYWPGEDEDEFPAKPDMELLAEVRDKAARHISLMPAWEECGEGLVGRKTPDAKEAATMALPKPTKDRPNVAAVSSNGMDVDLHLGHAVKILVYGPREDGLNCLLETREAPEPGSGSSRWETLAELLSDCFVLLTASAGQNPREILSRSGLNVMITDGEISSTVDVLYGGGRKGKKCKK; encoded by the coding sequence ATGACTACCCCTCTTTCCGAATACGCCTCGCATCCCTGCTTCGGGATGGCTTCCCGTCAGACCGTGGGCAGGCTGCATCTGCCCGTGGCTCCTCGCGCCAACGCCATGATTCGGTTCGGCAACGGCAAGGCCCAGTCCGAGCCTGCCATGATGCCCGAGGAGGCTGTCGGCTGGATGGAACAGACCCTGGGGGAAGGCGTCGAAGTGGGCATTGTGGGCATCTCCGGCCCCGGCGACCCCATGGCCGTGCCCGAGCCGACCATCCGCACGCTGCGCATGGTGCGCGACAAGCACCCCGATATTTCCCTGTGCCTGACCACCATCGGTCTGGGCGCCGATCTTTACGCTCCCGAGCTGGCCGAACTGGGCGTGTCCCATGTCACCCTGCTGGTTGACGCCGTCACCCCGGCCGTGGCCGAGACGCTCTACGCCTGGATTCGTCCCGGCAGGAAGACCGTGCCTCTGGGCGACTCCGCCAAGGTGCTCGTCGAGGAACAGGCCAAAGCTGTGGCCGCGTTCAAGCAGGCCGGCATCACCGTCAAGATCAACACCACCGTCTACCCCGGCTACAACGCCGATCATGTGGAGGATATCGCCTCCGCCATGGCCGGGCTGGGCGCCGACATCATGGCCGTTGTGCCTTACTGGCCCGGCGAAGATGAGGATGAATTTCCCGCCAAGCCCGACATGGAGCTGCTCGCCGAGGTTCGCGACAAGGCCGCCCGGCACATCAGCCTCATGCCCGCCTGGGAAGAGTGCGGCGAAGGTTTGGTCGGTCGCAAGACGCCCGACGCGAAGGAGGCCGCGACCATGGCCCTGCCCAAGCCGACCAAGGACCGCCCCAATGTTGCCGCGGTCAGCTCCAACGGCATGGACGTCGACCTGCACTTGGGCCACGCCGTCAAGATTCTCGTCTACGGCCCCCGCGAGGACGGGCTCAACTGCCTGCTGGAGACGCGCGAGGCCCCTGAACCCGGTTCCGGCTCCTCCCGCTGGGAAACGCTGGCGGAGCTGCTGTCCGACTGCTTTGTCCTGCTGACGGCCAGCGCGGGCCAGAATCCCCGTGAAATTTTGAGCCGCAGTGGTCTGAACGTAATGATCACCGACGGCGAGATATCCTCTACCGTGGACGTCCTCTACGGTGGCGGCAGGAAAGGCAAAAAGTGCAAGAAGTAG
- the nifE gene encoding nitrogenase iron-molybdenum cofactor biosynthesis protein NifE, translating to MSTTILEERKDQIHRTGEGAIDIACNRESLAGAVSQRACVFCGSRVVLYPIADALHLVHGPIGCAVYTWDIRGSLSSGPEIHRLSFSTDLQETDVIFGGEKKLEAALDELIDRHDPEAAFVYSTCIVGLIGDDLEAVCRKMSEKKGIPVLPVMSEGFKGSKRAGYEAACNAMFRLIGTGSTEDISPVSVNIFGDFNLAGEIWIIREYFEKMGVQVVANVTGDGRVNDIARCHGAGLNLVQCSGATLHLAQLMEDKFGIPFERVSYLGIEDMADSLYKVADFFKDKDPGIVERTQKLVKEELEKLIPELARYRRDLEGKKVAMYVGGSFKAFSLVKAFRHLGMQVVLVGSQTGTKEDYAELAQITDPGTVIIDDANPLELSHFIKELDVDVFVGGVKERPIAFKLGVGFCDHNHERKEALEGFKGMLNFAREIHSSAMSPVWQFAPRRASRIAAAKKEAVNE from the coding sequence ATGAGTACGACCATACTTGAAGAAAGAAAGGATCAGATCCACCGGACCGGCGAAGGCGCCATCGACATCGCCTGCAACCGCGAGTCCCTGGCGGGCGCGGTCAGCCAGAGGGCCTGTGTCTTCTGCGGCTCCCGCGTGGTCCTGTATCCCATCGCCGACGCCCTGCACCTGGTGCACGGCCCCATCGGCTGCGCCGTCTACACCTGGGACATCCGGGGCTCGCTCTCCAGCGGACCGGAAATCCACAGGCTCTCCTTTTCCACCGACCTCCAGGAGACCGACGTCATCTTCGGCGGCGAGAAGAAGCTCGAAGCCGCGTTGGACGAGCTCATCGACCGGCACGATCCCGAGGCGGCATTCGTCTACTCCACCTGCATCGTGGGCCTGATCGGCGACGACCTGGAGGCCGTCTGCCGCAAGATGTCCGAGAAGAAGGGTATCCCGGTGCTGCCGGTCATGTCCGAAGGATTCAAGGGCAGCAAGCGGGCCGGCTACGAGGCCGCGTGCAACGCCATGTTCCGTCTGATCGGCACGGGCTCCACTGAAGACATTTCTCCTGTTTCCGTCAACATCTTCGGTGACTTCAACCTCGCCGGAGAGATCTGGATCATCCGCGAGTATTTCGAGAAGATGGGCGTTCAGGTCGTGGCCAACGTCACTGGCGATGGCCGCGTCAACGACATCGCTCGTTGTCACGGCGCAGGTCTGAACCTGGTCCAGTGCTCCGGCGCCACCCTGCATCTCGCCCAGCTGATGGAAGACAAGTTCGGCATTCCCTTCGAGCGGGTCTCCTACCTCGGCATCGAGGACATGGCCGACTCCCTGTACAAGGTCGCCGACTTCTTCAAGGACAAGGACCCGGGCATCGTGGAGCGGACCCAGAAGCTGGTCAAGGAGGAGCTGGAAAAGCTCATCCCGGAGCTGGCCCGGTACCGCCGCGACCTGGAAGGCAAGAAGGTCGCCATGTACGTGGGCGGTTCGTTCAAGGCTTTCTCCCTGGTCAAGGCTTTTCGTCACCTCGGCATGCAGGTCGTCCTGGTCGGCTCCCAGACCGGCACCAAGGAAGACTACGCCGAGCTGGCCCAGATCACCGATCCCGGCACGGTCATCATCGACGACGCCAACCCTCTGGAACTCTCCCACTTCATCAAGGAGTTGGACGTGGACGTGTTCGTGGGCGGGGTCAAGGAACGGCCCATCGCCTTCAAGCTCGGCGTGGGATTCTGCGACCACAACCATGAGCGCAAGGAGGCCCTGGAAGGCTTCAAGGGCATGCTCAACTTCGCCCGCGAGATCCATTCCTCGGCCATGTCCCCGGTCTGGCAGTTCGCGCCCCGCCGCGCGAGCCGCATCGCCGCAGCCAAGAAGGAGGCCGTCAATGAGTAA
- the nifD gene encoding nitrogenase molybdenum-iron protein alpha chain, with product MAKTKKVVQFMPTDIKEELLAKYPPKVARKRAKQIMINEATESEAPPEILANVRTIPGIITMRGCTYAGCKGVIMGPTRDIVNITHGPIGCGFYSWLTRRNQTDAGEDGENYMPYCFSTDMQDSDIIFGGEKKLAAAIQEAYDLFHPKGICVFATCPVGLIGDDIHAVCKKKKAEFGDCNVFAFSCEGYKGVSQSAGHHIANNQVFTHLVGENTEPRTEEYKINLLGEYNIGGDGFEIDRILKKCGITNLATFSGNSSYDQFASAQHADLSCVMCHRSINYVADMLETKYGIPWIKVNFIGAASTAKSLRKIGQYFGDKKLIDRIEEVIAEEMPEVEAVAADVRPRTEGKTAMLFVGGSRAHHYQDLFSEMGMKTLSAGYEFAHRDDYEGRQVIPNLTVDADSRNIEEIDVEADPELYSPRKKPEEIKALEDAGYQFKHYEGMNDQMDKGTIIIDDLNQYEAEKLVELLKPDIFCAGIKEKFSIQKSGVPMKQLHSYDSGGPYAGFKGAINFYKEIDRLVNSKVWSYMKAPWQENPELTGTFVWE from the coding sequence ATGGCCAAGACGAAAAAGGTTGTGCAGTTCATGCCCACCGATATCAAGGAAGAGCTTCTCGCGAAGTATCCTCCGAAGGTGGCGAGAAAGCGCGCCAAGCAGATAATGATCAACGAAGCCACGGAAAGCGAGGCGCCGCCGGAAATTCTGGCCAACGTCCGCACCATCCCCGGCATCATCACCATGCGCGGTTGCACCTACGCGGGCTGCAAGGGCGTTATCATGGGCCCCACCCGCGACATCGTGAACATCACCCACGGCCCCATCGGCTGCGGATTCTACTCCTGGCTTACCCGCCGCAACCAGACCGACGCCGGCGAAGACGGTGAGAACTACATGCCCTACTGTTTCTCCACGGACATGCAGGACTCCGACATCATCTTCGGCGGTGAGAAGAAGCTCGCGGCCGCCATCCAGGAAGCCTACGACCTCTTCCACCCCAAGGGCATCTGCGTCTTCGCAACCTGCCCGGTGGGTCTCATCGGTGATGACATTCACGCCGTGTGCAAGAAGAAAAAGGCCGAGTTCGGCGACTGCAACGTCTTCGCCTTCTCCTGTGAAGGCTACAAGGGCGTGTCCCAGTCCGCCGGTCACCACATCGCCAACAACCAGGTCTTCACCCACCTCGTGGGCGAAAACACCGAGCCCCGCACTGAGGAATACAAGATCAACCTCCTCGGCGAGTACAACATCGGCGGTGACGGTTTCGAGATCGACCGCATCCTCAAGAAGTGCGGCATCACCAACCTCGCCACCTTCTCCGGCAACTCCTCTTACGATCAGTTCGCCTCCGCCCAGCACGCCGACCTGAGCTGCGTCATGTGCCACCGTTCCATCAACTACGTGGCCGACATGCTCGAGACCAAGTACGGCATCCCGTGGATCAAGGTGAACTTCATCGGCGCCGCTTCCACCGCCAAGTCCCTGCGCAAGATCGGCCAGTACTTCGGCGACAAGAAGCTCATCGACCGCATCGAGGAAGTCATCGCCGAGGAAATGCCGGAAGTTGAGGCTGTTGCCGCCGACGTGCGTCCGCGCACCGAAGGCAAGACCGCCATGCTGTTCGTCGGTGGTTCCCGCGCTCACCACTATCAGGACCTCTTCTCCGAAATGGGCATGAAGACCCTGTCCGCCGGTTACGAGTTCGCTCACCGCGACGACTACGAAGGCCGCCAGGTCATCCCGAACCTGACCGTCGACGCCGACTCCCGCAACATTGAGGAAATCGATGTCGAGGCCGATCCGGAACTCTACTCCCCGCGCAAGAAGCCCGAGGAGATCAAGGCCCTGGAAGACGCCGGTTACCAGTTCAAGCACTACGAGGGCATGAACGACCAGATGGACAAGGGCACCATCATCATCGATGACCTCAACCAGTACGAGGCCGAGAAGCTGGTGGAACTGCTCAAGCCGGACATCTTCTGCGCCGGTATCAAGGAGAAGTTCTCCATCCAGAAGTCCGGCGTTCCCATGAAGCAGCTGCACAGCTACGACTCCGGCGGCCCCTATGCCGGGTTCAAGGGCGCGATCAACTTCTACAAGGAAATCGACCGCCTCGTGAACTCCAAGGTGTGGTCCTACATGAAGGCCCCCTGGCAGGAAAACCCCGAACTGACCGGCACGTTCGTGTGGGAATAA
- a CDS encoding (2Fe-2S) ferredoxin domain-containing protein produces the protein MATPGKMIICCQSFRAAGDPKGICHKQTDGFLQYIEEEILDRGLDALVVATTCLKQCESGPIMVIQPDNYWYKGVDSEEAIDEILDALEEGEQCADYAL, from the coding sequence ATGGCTACACCCGGTAAAATGATCATCTGCTGTCAGTCCTTCCGCGCCGCGGGAGATCCCAAGGGCATCTGTCACAAGCAGACCGACGGCTTTCTGCAGTACATCGAGGAAGAAATTCTGGATCGCGGTCTGGACGCACTGGTCGTGGCCACCACCTGCCTGAAGCAGTGTGAGAGCGGCCCCATCATGGTTATCCAGCCCGATAACTACTGGTACAAGGGCGTGGATTCCGAAGAAGCCATCGACGAGATTCTGGACGCCCTGGAAGAAGGCGAACAGTGCGCGGATTACGCGCTCTAG